GCCTCTGGAAGGGTAAACCGCCACAGTTCGTTTCCACTCTCGGCGTCTAGAGCAAGGAGCATACCTGCTGTCGGAAGATAGATCCGCTCGTCCACGATCGCTGGTATCCCAGTCGCCGTTTCTCTCCCGACGGTCCAGCGTTCGCGGACGGACTCCCGAGGTGCTTTCGCATCCGGAACGTATCCCGTATTGGCAGTATCAGCTCGAGGGTAGGGCCAATCCGTGCTCGTATCCGTTCCGGGGGCGAGTGACGAATTATCACTGTTTAGACAGCCAGCAAGCACTGCCGTTAGTACACCCCCTCCTCCGCTGAGAAATACACGACGGGATACCATTGGATAGAATTAATAAACGAATGCTATGTGTTTTGTGGTATGGACAGTACATGAGTGTTGTTGGGTGGTGCCAAGATCAATTCTCTTCGAAAACACGAAATGACCCATAGAATATCATGTTTTTATCGGCAGCATTCAATCTTTTATTGGTGTATCTTCATAATATTGCCAGATATATAACGCTGCGATACTGCGATACGGTCGCCACTGTTCGGCCACTTCGATCATCTCTTTCCGGGTACATTCCCCATACAACTTGATCATCCCGTTTCTGATACCGAGATCCTCTAAGGGGAAAACGTCCTCACGACCGAGTGAAAACATCAAAAACATTTTCGCCGTCCAGACACCTACTCCGTGGATCGTCGTCAATTTCTCGATCACCTCCTGATCAGTCATCTCTTCGAACGAATCACGGGTAAAATCGTTTTCCATAAACGCTTGGGCAGCGTCCTGGATATATTCGATTTTCCTGTGTGATACGCCTAGATCGTTGAGCTCAGTCGCATCAACATCTATCAGCACTTCAGGAGCGATCTCAAAGCGAGCGAATACACGCTCACGGATCGCGTTCGCCGAAGCGGTCGAAAGCTGTTGTTCGATGATCGAAACGACCAACTGCACGAAGGGATCGTCTGTGGGTTCGAGCGAGAGCGGTCCGTACGTATCGATGACCTCCGCAAGGACTGGGTCGGTCCGTAACGGTTCCATCGTTCCGTCTGGGGGACACCATACGTGAAAAACCCTGCGTTACCATGTCACCGAACGGCATCAAAGTACGAAATCGTCGAGCTGTCCGTGTTCATCATCGCCTCGTCCTCGTCTCAATATTCTCCGAAGACGACCACCTATCAAGGGATCCGGACGCCGTCAGTCACGGAGACGGAATCACCCCGTATTCTATACAGTGATATATAATTTATTTGTTTAAAATATAGTCTGAGTATGAGTAATGGTGGGTTTAGATGAATTTATAAAATATAGAAATGAATGTCGTGGAACGTCAGGGATCGCCACAGGGTTTTCCGTGCCTCTGCTGTGGTCTCGTTTTCAGTCGTGGGTTGTCCCCATGACGAGCATTGACGACAACGGCCACATGAACCGCCGTTCGACGCTGTGGCGCAGACAGAAGCGTCATCATGACAGACGAGCGTTCTCGTCTGAGACGTATTCACATCCATCGGGACCGATGGAAGCGACTCCGCAGAGTACCTACCCGACACGCTGAATCCTTTCTCCGGGACGGGACACATACTGCCATGATACTGATATATCCTACGGATACATACCCGATGGTCATTCACAGCGCAAAAATATATCCCATCTCATGGGGTGAATAGTGAATGTAGTGACCATATGAAGCGGGATATAGTTCCGATATCTTTCGACATCAATCGGGATAAGAATCCTTATCCTAATAGATAGGGACAGATTGATAGGCCCCGAGAAAGATCGCACGATCATGGTTGAAGACGACGACAGGGTGTCGATAAAAGTACATATGCCTCGGTGGCAGAAAAAGCGCTGGGTTGCCAACGCCGACCAACTCGACATGACCCAAAGCGAGTTCGTCCGGTCGATGGTACAGGCCGGTCGTCGAGGGTTCGGTGGGGAATCTTCGGAGCCGCCAGAGACCGGTTCCAACGGTGCTACCCCTAGGGGTAACGACCTCGAAACACGTGTCCTCGATGTGCTCCGGAATTCCGACCTCGACTATCTCGGTTGGGAAGAACTTCTCGCCGGTGTCACTGACGACATCGAAGAACAGCTCGAAGCAACGCTCGATTCACTCCAAGAAACCAACCAGATCAAATACAGCGGCCGAAACGGCGGCTACACGATACAGAATGAAAGCACGAACTGACTCGGACGGATCCGATCCGATCACATACTTCATCGACGACCTCACTTACCACGGAAAATCCGAACGCACGCTCAAGGCGTACGAGCGGGTACTTCGTCGTTTCGAGCGGTTCGTGGCCGATCGAGACGCTACCCCGGCGACGGCTACCCAACGCGACTGCATGGCGTTCGTCCATTCGCTTCGAGACTCACTCGCTACGAGTACCGTGGCGTCGTATGCGTCCTACGTTCACCGATTTTACGCCTACATGACGCAAACGGGGGAACTCGATACGAACCCGATGACTCTCGTGATGGCCGAAATGGACGAATCAATCAACACGGATCCGACCCGGCGTGAGATCTCTATCGAAGAGATGCGCACATTCCTTGATGAGATCACCCATCCGCTGGAACGGACCGTCACGCTGTTGCTTTTGAAAACAGGACTGCGCGTCGGGGAGTGTTGCAATCTCGACCTCCGGGATCTCAATCTCGATGCACCGGCCGTCCGTGCGGAGTACGACTACACCCATCGACCACAACTGGACGGACGGGCCGACACACTGTTCGTTTCGAACGACATCGCGGCCGGACAGACGGTCAACGGCGAAGAGCGAACCGCTTCGAACAAACGAAAGCGAGTGACGATGATTCCCATCGACGCGGAGCTAAAAGAGACGCTCATCAGATGGCTTGCGATCCGTCCCGGAACGCCCTCATCTGCAAAGCCGTTGTTTGCGGACACGGGACGGAGCTGGGGACATCGTCTCAAACCGTCCCAAGTGCGGACGTTCGTCCGAAGGCACGCCGAACGGAGAGGATGGTACCGTGTCGGTGGCGGTGCCTCGGAGAACGTCACCCCGCATTATTTTCGTCACTTCTTCACGACCTATCTGCGTGACCGGACTGGTGACCGTGGGATCGTGAAATATCTTCGGGGAGACGTCGCACAGGACATCATTGATACCTACACCCACGACTGGGGGAACCGTGTTCGGGCGGTGTACGAATCAAACATCTACTCGCTCCGCTAACCCACAACGCCACCACGAGTGTACATCACATACCACTATATGAAATATGATTCTCTCAGTGATCGAGGCTTGTCATCAGTCGGTACGGAATGGGTTTTATCGTATGAACATTCCGGACTGATCAGCTGCGAATATAGACTGAACGGTAACAAGACAAATATGGCTTTCGAAGCGGATCAGAAATCGATTGCACTCGGGGGGTTCACCGCACTGTCTTCGTCGCCGTTCGGTGTTCGAACCCATCGGTCGGTCGTTCCGTGACGGTGATTGTGGCTGGGAGACTGTCCGGGAACCCGACTACCAACCGATACGGTTCCACGCCAAGCGACGGTTGGCAGCTAGTCATCCATACCGGACGAGGGGACTGCACCGATGCAATCACGATGTCAAGTGTTTCATCGGAATCATCGTACGATATCTTCGTGGGTTCTACGGTTTCACAGGAACTTCCCCGCTCTATCGTTCCCGTAACGATCGTTTCAGTAGCACCGCGATCGATCGATATCGTTGGACCATCAGAAGTCCGTCCATTCGGCACATCAGTTAATAATTTGAAATTAGCTGATTGCTCAGGTTCGACTGTATCATCACGAGTAAGAAGTAGCGTAGATCCACCGAGTAACAGCGTTAGATACCCTGATACCGATCGAAAGAGGGTACGTCGTCGCATACCTTATCCTGCGTGTGATTCGATATCAACTTTCTCATAGATAAAACAGCTATGTGATATAATACATATATAGATATTACTTCAAATCGCATGATTTCGTACAGTTCGAGTACACTGCGGTGGGTACGACACGTCGGTAGAACACGCATCGATCAGTGTAACAGAGTGTGATTACGGATCCGGTTACACTGTCCGGGATCGCGGAGGCATAATGTGATCCTCTCGAAACACCAATATGCACGAAACGAATCGGCGGTACGTGCTCGCAAAGCGTCCCGAGGGCGTTCCGGATAAAGAAACGTTTGAACTCGAAGAGACCGAAATCCCCGACCTTGAAACGGGTCAAGTACTCGTTCAGACCGTGTACCTGTCCGTCGATCCGTACATGCGCGATCGAATGCGGGCGGGCGAGTCGTACGCAGAGCCGTGGGACGTCGGCGACCCGATGCAGGCAGCCGTCGTCGGTCGCGTCGTCGACTCCGAGAACGGTCAGTGGAACGAAGGCGACTACGTTACCGGTGAACTTGACTGGGCAGAGTACACAGTGACCGGCGGTAGCGCCCTCCATCCAGTCGATCCCGATCTGGCACCCCTCTCGACGTATCTCGGTGTGCTCGGCATGCCCGGCCGAACGGCGTACTTCGGACTACTCGAAGAAGGCAAGCCAACCCCCGGTGACACCGTCGTCGTTTCGGGCGCGGCCGGAGCGGTCGGTTCCACCGTTGTTCAGATCGCGTCGATCGCGGGGTGTCGCGTCGTCGGTTTCGCCGGTAGCGATACCAAAATCGAGTATCTCGAAGAGATCGGGGCCGACGCCGCGATCAACTACAAGCAAACCGACGACTATCGTGCTGCGCTTGATGACGCTGCGCCGGAGGGGGTAGACGTGTACTTCGATAACGTTGGCGGACCGATCAGTGACGCCGTGTTCACCAAACTCAACACCGATGCCCGCATCGCGGTGTGTGGGCAGATCGCACACTACAACGAGGAAGGAGTAGTAACCGGGCCGCGAAAGCTCCCCCAGATTCTTCCGACTCGCGCGACGATCAGTGGCTTCATCGTTAGTGATTATGCTCCTCGATTCGAGCAAGCGACCCAACGTCTCGGGAATTGGGTCGCAGCCGGTGATATCACCTACCGCGAGACCATCACGGAGGGACTCGAAAACGCACCCGATGCGTTCCTCGGACTGTTCGAGGGAGAGAACATCGGAAAACAGCTCGTGCAGGTCACAGACGAGTAGCGTCCGAGTATCTCGGACGCACGCGAACAATCCCGATCCGGAGAGCGTCAGGCTCCGTCCGTGATGGACGTATCGTGGTCCACGAACGCAGAGAGTTCCTCTCGTTGTTTCCGAAGTCTGTCCGGTAGTGACTCGTACGTGTGGTCGATCATCCGTCCGGGATCGACCGACACCGATCGCGCCGTGTCGATAGCGGTTTGCACCTGTGATTCGATCCGGTCGTCGATCGTGGCTTGGCGGTCCATGTCGAGGATCCCCGTTCGATATAGGTGCGTTTCGAGGCGGTCGAGTGGATCGCGTTCTTTCCACTTTTCGACGGCAGTCTCCTCCCGGTAAACGCTGGGATCGTCAGCGGTCGTGTGGGCACCGTATCGATACTGAACCGACTCGATGAGCGTCGGGCGGCGTTCGTCCGTTCGGGGATTTTTTGCTTTTTCGAGCGCGTTCTGCGTAACCATGTACACGGCGAGTGGATCCAGTCCATCGACCCGAACGCCGTCGAATCCATAAGCACGGGCCTTCACTGCGAGCGTCTCGCTGGCAGTTTGGCGTTCACGCGGAACCGATATCGCCCACTGATTGTTGTTACAAACGAAAACGACAGGAACGTCGAACACACCGGCGAAGTTCAACCCTTCGTGGAAATCTCCTTCGCTGGTTGCTCCGTCCCCGAGGTGACACAACACAGCGGTGTCGTGGTTGTTTTGAAGCGTACAGCCCCACGCGACACCGACTGCGTGGGGAATTTGCGTTGCAATAGGGATGTACTCAGGCATGACGTTCACATCTTCGGGTACGGCATACTCATACCCCAACAGCGAACGGATCACCGACGCGAGATCGATACCGTGAACGTACTTCGCGGCGTGCTCGCGGTAGGTCGGAAACAGCCAATCACCCGCATCAAGCGCGTAGCTCGTCGCAACCTGTGACCCTTCCTGCCCCGTCATCGGTGCGTACGTTCCGATCTGTCCCCGACGCTGAAGACTGAGCATTCGCTGATCGAAGTGTCGAGCGAGCTTGATGTGCTCGTACAACGCGAGTCGATCGCTTTTGGACAGTCCGAGCGTCTCCGTCTCCACCCGGAGATGACCATCGCGGTCAAGCACGGAAAACGGCTCCGTATCCGTCATGGTCCTTCGGACCCGGTCGGGATCGTCGTGTGTACTCATGACGATCGGTGGTACGCGGCGTGACCGCTCATCGATACCCGATAAACGCACGGAAGCACGGCTCGATGGGCCGCGATATCCGTCACAGACCCACCGGGACGTCGATCTGACTCCATCGACATACTGGACGCTAAAGCTCTGTCTGCCGGCATGTTTCAATAAAGTGGTGATTGATACTTAATAGTTCCGTGGCTGTAGTTCACATAGATCGATCACTGCGTTTGGCTATGTTCCTCGATCCACTCCTGGAGAGTGATACCCATCGTTGCCTGTGTGATAGCGTTCGATGACGCTGCATTCGCGCTTTTGACGAGTTCGGCTTCGAGCGTTCGCGCAGGGATCTCGCCGTGATAATGAGGGATCGCTCGCTGCACCGAAAGCGGACAGCCGACCTCGTGAGCGAGCGCGTACCCCGAGATGGAGTGTGGAATCACACCGTCGGCATACCGGTGGCGATCGGGGGACTCGAGGAGTGACGAGTCCACGTACTCAGTGTACTCGTAACACTTTCCGACATCGTGTAACAGACAAGCCCCAACGACCACGTCCGAATCCGGTGTAGCACCGTGACGGGCACGCTGAACTGCCATCGATTCGAGCGCGATTTCAGTTACCCCACGTACGTGTTCGACGGTGTTCACCTCGTGGATGTTCCACGCGTAGGGGATGTCTGCGATGTCGCGCCACCCCCCCCGCTCCAATCCGAGCACCCATGCCTCGGAGATCTGTTCACGGAGCTGGTCGTCCTCAACCCGTTCGAGTTCTGGAAATGCGGTTCGGACCTGTGTCTCGTACGCTGGATCGTTGGACTCGGACATCGCTATTCGGTTTCGTCTTTGATGAGTCGTTCCTGACCGACAAAGCGAGGTCGATCCTCGATCGAGAGGAAGTTGTCTACGTCTTCGCGGGGAGCGGACGCTTTCGGATGGTTCGGGTCGTAGTCGCGGGACGATTCGTGTCCCAATCCGGCCCGGAGGGCGTCCAATTCTTCGAAATACAGCTCTGCAATTCCATCGAACTCCGCGTGTTCGGGATCGGTCGGGGTGACGCGAGTGTACCGGACCACACCGGGAATCTCACGAGCGAGCGGCACATGTTCGTTCACCCAGTGATCGAGAAACGCATCGTAGCTCATTCCGTCCTTACGGACGAGAAACGCCGAGTGTTTGTACAGGCCCTCGGTATCACCATCGACCGCATCTAACTCGACAGTCTCTTCGCCGATCAACCGGGGACGCTGTTCCACGTCGAGAAAACTGTCCACATCCGCTCGGGCCTGCGCCGCAACGCGGCGTGACGGATCGTAATCTCGTGACCCTTCGCTTCCGAGCGCGTCGTACAGTGCATCTAACTCTTCGAAGTATAGCTCTGCGATCCCATCGAACTCGGTTGCTGCCCGATCCACCGGAAGAACCTGATGGTAGCGCACGACCCCCTCGATGTCGCGGGCGATCGGCGTGTGGGTCTCGCGCCAGTGATCGAGAAACGCATCGTGACTCAGCCCCGCCTTGCGGACGAGAAGGGCTACGTGTTTGTACATCCGGGAAACTATTGGTATACCGTCTTGATAAAACATAGGGCCGAACACGATAGCACCGAGAACTATTTCGTCCCCCGAACTGGCGCATACCGACCGTCGTAGATTCCATATACATACCAACAACAGTTTCATAAATATAATATACATCTAGATATACAATATTAAATTTACAATATGACATGAATTTGAATAAGAAAAAGTTTTATATTATAGTGAGCTAACCATTGTGCTGGGTATGCGAGAAGATCACTCTGTAAATAGGCGACGATTCCTGCAATTGCTGGGAATGTCCGGTCTTGCAGGCGCGACAGGGGTCTCAGTTGCAACCCCGAGTCGAGAGCCAGGACCGAAGACCGATGAACTGCTGGTCGGTGTGAGCGCGACGGCGAGTAGTCCGCGTGCGTCAGTCGAGTCGCATCTTCCAAGCCAAGCGAACGTCGTTCACGAGAACGATACCTTGGGATACGTCGCTGTCGAACTTCCCGATCAAGCTAACGATCAGGCCTACGAATCTCTGAAACAAGCCGTAGAGAACCGGGGCGCAGTGAAGTACGTCGAGCCGAATACGACCCACCGAGCGTTTTACACGCCGAACGATCCTCAGTACGGTGATCAGTACGCCGATCAGATGGTGAACGCCCCTACCGCGTGGGAAGACACGCTAGGGGATTCGGGTGTGACGATCGCCGTTGTCGACCAAGGGATAAAGTACGACCATCCGGACTTGTCGGGGAACATGGCTAGTGATCCAGGACAGGATTTCGTCGACGGCGACGGGGATCCGTATCCGGACAATCTATCCGAAGAGATCCACGGAACACATGTCGCCGGGATCGCAGCCGCTGGCGTCGACAACGGTACAGGGGTGTCGGGAATCGGAAATTCGACGATCATTTCCGGGCGCGCACTGAGTGAAGACGGGACGGGTTCGACCAGTGACATCGCTGACGCCGTCGAGTGGGCTGCCGATCAGGGGGCAGACGTAATCAATCTCTCACTCGGTGGGGGTGGTTATAACCAGACGATGAAAAACGCCGTTTCGTATGCCACCGACAACGGGGCACTCATCGTCGCGGCTGCGGGGAACTCTGGGAGTCAAGGCGTCTCCTACCCGGCAGCGTACAGCGAATGTGTGGCGATCTCGGCACTCGATTCCGACGGTTCACTCGCATCGTATTCCCAATATGGGACTGACATCGAGCTTGCTGCGCCGGGGACGGACGTTCTCTCGGCGTGGACCGACGACGGCTACAACAGGATCTCCGGTACGTCGATGGCGACGCCGGTAGTTGCGGGAATCGCAGGACTCACCCTCGCCAAATGGGATCTCACCAATAGCGAACTCCGAAGTCATCTCAAGAACACCGCTGTCGACGTCGATCTTTCCAGCGACAAACAGGGGAGCGGCCGCGCCGACGCTGGCAACGCGGTCACTACCGAGCCAGGAGATGGAGGAGGCGGTGGTGGAGGCGACGACTCTATCACGGACAGCGTTACGAGTTCACTGTCCGGATATTGGGACAGCGAATGTCACTCCTGGAACTGGGAGTTCAGCGATCCGACACAGATCGTCGTTGAACTCGACGGTCCGTCGAGTGCGGACTTCGATCTCTTCGTCAACGAAGGCACGGGAAGCTGTCCATCCAGATCCAACTACACACACAACGCTTGGTCAACCAACAGCCAGGAGTCGATCACGATAGAGAATCCCGATACGTCAGCTGCTCTGTACATGCTCGTCGATTCCTACAGCGGCAGCGGAGAGTACACACTCACCGTTACCGAATCTGCGTAGGAACGACGACACGGTGATTTTCGCGTGGGCCACGTCCAGTAGAGAGCTATCCGTTCGAAGAGTATCGAAGGTGAATGTGGATCTCGTCGATCGTAGCGAGCAGCTGATCCGGAAGCCGAGTGCGAAGGAGGTCTCCTTTGACCCGATTCGCTGGGCCTGAGATGCTGATACTCCCGATCGGATCCTCATTCGAATCACAGATCGCTGCACCCACCGCATTCAGTCCCTCGATCGATTCACCGAGGTTGAAAGCATAACCGCGCTCTTCGATCGTCGCCAACTCATCGAGTAACTCATCCGGATCGGTGATCGTGTTCGATGTCTGTTCGGGAAGCCCCCTTCGTTCGATGATCTCCTTGCGTTCCCCGACAGGAAGTGCCGCGAGGATTGCCTTGCCAGCTGCGAGTTGATGCAGATAGCGACGCTGTCCGATCCGCGCCGATGTTTTGAGTGGATTGTCACCGAACGCTTTGTACAGATGAACGCTGAAATCCCCCTCTTTTGCGGCCAACCAGACTTTCTCACCGGTGTTTGCCGCCAGCCGATCAACAGGTTCGCGGGCGACATCGAAAAACGGAACGCCGTCCCGAGCACTGATGCCGAACTCAAGAAATCGAAGTCCGATGTGGAACGTCCCGTTATCTCGGACAACAAAATCATTGGATTCGAGTGTGAGAAGGTGTCGATGAATCGTGCTCCGAGCGATGGCTAACTCCTCCGCCAACTCCCCGAGTGTAAGCCCATCACTCTGTTCGAGTCGTTCGAGAATCCGAAACGACGTCTCAGTCGTCGTAACCGCGCGATTCGGACCGTCGGTGTTCGACATGGTTCGTGTTAGGCGATCAATGGTATAGTTCTTATCCGACCCACGGTCGGACGTCCAAGAAGCTTGGATGCTAAGGATGACAGATAGCTGAGACGACTGGGGATGAGGCCACCGACCCCGAGCATGCCGTTACGCGAGTACTGATGTAACCACCTACAGGAACGTGACTGCAGTGCGGCTCCCATTCAAGTAATTGTAGAGTGGTAGAACACAGAATACACCAATTCTATTACTATCTCATATATTTCCATATATGTCTTAATTACTGTAAATAATATGAATTATTGAATTAATGACGATGGAATAAGCGTATAGAAAGGTAGTATCGGTCGATGTCTGCGAAGAAACTGAATATACGTCGTTTTTTCGGCCATACTCAGGACGGTGATTTGTTGCGTCCGTCGTCTCGCATTCCAGTAATTTTGAACCCATATCGTTCTAATGTATCGATGAAACCTGATATATTTCTATCAGCCGTTAGACTTCTTTGCTCTCGGTTCACCTTCACCATGGCGAGACAGTTGCAGTAGATATTCTTCGGGTGTGATTCTCATGAACAACCGACAGGAATTGTCCGCAAACGAGAAAGTTTAATAGATCGGTCACAGATTGGTGGTATGGCATTGCACAGCAGAGATGTCCGTCAAGACGTTCGTGAGCTTGGATCCTTGCTCGGAGAGGTGCTAGAAAACCAGGCCTCCGAAGGAGCATTCGACGCGGTCGAATCGCTTCGGACGACAGCGATCGAATACCGCCGTGGTGAACGTGATTCACGATCGGTGTTACACGAGGATCTCACGGCGCTCGAACCCGAACGCAGACGGAGCGTTGCTCGGGCATTTACGACGTACTTCGAGCTGATCAACCTCGCAGAAGAACGAGAGCGGATCCGTTCAGTCCGGTCTGCGTCTCAGAATCAGGAGCTTGCGGGCAGCTTTTCGGACGTAGCCACCGCATTGGACGACGTAGACGAGTCGACGGTACAACAGATCGTGGACGACGTGTTGATCGAACCGACGTTTACTGCGCACCCGACGGAGGCACGACGCAAGACGATCAAAGCCAAACTTCGGTCGATCGAATCGCTTCTCGAAACGCTCGATGAGCGGACGCTGACAGATATCGAGCGGGAGCACGTAGAGCGGGCATTACACACCGAGGTGACGAGTCTCTGGCAGACGGCTCAGGTCCGTAGCCGTCAGCCGACGCCGGACGACGAGGCCCACAACGTGCAGTGGTACCTCGAACACGTGCTGTTCGACGTGGTCGGTGATGTGTACACGGAGTTCGAATCGGTGTGTGAATCGGATATGGCCGCATCGGTCGACGTACCGAAGTTGTTCGAATTCCGGTCGTGGGCTGGCAGCGACCGAGACGGAAATCCCTACGTAACCCCGGAGGTGACTTCGAGAACACTAGCTCGCCAACGTGAGATCGTACTGGAACAGTACCAGGATGCGCTCGATTCGTTACGGCTG
The sequence above is drawn from the Halocatena salina genome and encodes:
- a CDS encoding NADP-dependent oxidoreductase; translated protein: MHETNRRYVLAKRPEGVPDKETFELEETEIPDLETGQVLVQTVYLSVDPYMRDRMRAGESYAEPWDVGDPMQAAVVGRVVDSENGQWNEGDYVTGELDWAEYTVTGGSALHPVDPDLAPLSTYLGVLGMPGRTAYFGLLEEGKPTPGDTVVVSGAAGAVGSTVVQIASIAGCRVVGFAGSDTKIEYLEEIGADAAINYKQTDDYRAALDDAAPEGVDVYFDNVGGPISDAVFTKLNTDARIAVCGQIAHYNEEGVVTGPRKLPQILPTRATISGFIVSDYAPRFEQATQRLGNWVAAGDITYRETITEGLENAPDAFLGLFEGENIGKQLVQVTDE
- a CDS encoding thiamine pyrophosphate-dependent enzyme, whose protein sequence is MSTHDDPDRVRRTMTDTEPFSVLDRDGHLRVETETLGLSKSDRLALYEHIKLARHFDQRMLSLQRRGQIGTYAPMTGQEGSQVATSYALDAGDWLFPTYREHAAKYVHGIDLASVIRSLLGYEYAVPEDVNVMPEYIPIATQIPHAVGVAWGCTLQNNHDTAVLCHLGDGATSEGDFHEGLNFAGVFDVPVVFVCNNNQWAISVPRERQTASETLAVKARAYGFDGVRVDGLDPLAVYMVTQNALEKAKNPRTDERRPTLIESVQYRYGAHTTADDPSVYREETAVEKWKERDPLDRLETHLYRTGILDMDRQATIDDRIESQVQTAIDTARSVSVDPGRMIDHTYESLPDRLRKQREELSAFVDHDTSITDGA
- a CDS encoding tyrosine-type recombinase/integrase, which gives rise to MKARTDSDGSDPITYFIDDLTYHGKSERTLKAYERVLRRFERFVADRDATPATATQRDCMAFVHSLRDSLATSTVASYASYVHRFYAYMTQTGELDTNPMTLVMAEMDESINTDPTRREISIEEMRTFLDEITHPLERTVTLLLLKTGLRVGECCNLDLRDLNLDAPAVRAEYDYTHRPQLDGRADTLFVSNDIAAGQTVNGEERTASNKRKRVTMIPIDAELKETLIRWLAIRPGTPSSAKPLFADTGRSWGHRLKPSQVRTFVRRHAERRGWYRVGGGASENVTPHYFRHFFTTYLRDRTGDRGIVKYLRGDVAQDIIDTYTHDWGNRVRAVYESNIYSLR
- a CDS encoding S8 family peptidase, which produces MREDHSVNRRRFLQLLGMSGLAGATGVSVATPSREPGPKTDELLVGVSATASSPRASVESHLPSQANVVHENDTLGYVAVELPDQANDQAYESLKQAVENRGAVKYVEPNTTHRAFYTPNDPQYGDQYADQMVNAPTAWEDTLGDSGVTIAVVDQGIKYDHPDLSGNMASDPGQDFVDGDGDPYPDNLSEEIHGTHVAGIAAAGVDNGTGVSGIGNSTIISGRALSEDGTGSTSDIADAVEWAADQGADVINLSLGGGGYNQTMKNAVSYATDNGALIVAAAGNSGSQGVSYPAAYSECVAISALDSDGSLASYSQYGTDIELAAPGTDVLSAWTDDGYNRISGTSMATPVVAGIAGLTLAKWDLTNSELRSHLKNTAVDVDLSSDKQGSGRADAGNAVTTEPGDGGGGGGGDDSITDSVTSSLSGYWDSECHSWNWEFSDPTQIVVELDGPSSADFDLFVNEGTGSCPSRSNYTHNAWSTNSQESITIENPDTSAALYMLVDSYSGSGEYTLTVTESA
- a CDS encoding IclR family transcriptional regulator, with amino-acid sequence MSNTDGPNRAVTTTETSFRILERLEQSDGLTLGELAEELAIARSTIHRHLLTLESNDFVVRDNGTFHIGLRFLEFGISARDGVPFFDVAREPVDRLAANTGEKVWLAAKEGDFSVHLYKAFGDNPLKTSARIGQRRYLHQLAAGKAILAALPVGERKEIIERRGLPEQTSNTITDPDELLDELATIEERGYAFNLGESIEGLNAVGAAICDSNEDPIGSISISGPANRVKGDLLRTRLPDQLLATIDEIHIHLRYSSNG
- a CDS encoding DUF5805 domain-containing protein, with product MVEDDDRVSIKVHMPRWQKKRWVANADQLDMTQSEFVRSMVQAGRRGFGGESSEPPETGSNGATPRGNDLETRVLDVLRNSDLDYLGWEELLAGVTDDIEEQLEATLDSLQETNQIKYSGRNGGYTIQNESTN
- a CDS encoding HD domain-containing protein, with protein sequence MSESNDPAYETQVRTAFPELERVEDDQLREQISEAWVLGLERGGWRDIADIPYAWNIHEVNTVEHVRGVTEIALESMAVQRARHGATPDSDVVVGACLLHDVGKCYEYTEYVDSSLLESPDRHRYADGVIPHSISGYALAHEVGCPLSVQRAIPHYHGEIPARTLEAELVKSANAASSNAITQATMGITLQEWIEEHSQTQ
- a CDS encoding DNA-3-methyladenine glycosylase family protein — protein: MEPLRTDPVLAEVIDTYGPLSLEPTDDPFVQLVVSIIEQQLSTASANAIRERVFARFEIAPEVLIDVDATELNDLGVSHRKIEYIQDAAQAFMENDFTRDSFEEMTDQEVIEKLTTIHGVGVWTAKMFLMFSLGREDVFPLEDLGIRNGMIKLYGECTRKEMIEVAEQWRPYRSIAALYIWQYYEDTPIKD
- a CDS encoding EthD domain-containing protein; the protein is MYKHVALLVRKAGLSHDAFLDHWRETHTPIARDIEGVVRYHQVLPVDRAATEFDGIAELYFEELDALYDALGSEGSRDYDPSRRVAAQARADVDSFLDVEQRPRLIGEETVELDAVDGDTEGLYKHSAFLVRKDGMSYDAFLDHWVNEHVPLAREIPGVVRYTRVTPTDPEHAEFDGIAELYFEELDALRAGLGHESSRDYDPNHPKASAPREDVDNFLSIEDRPRFVGQERLIKDETE